GCTCGCCGCGAGCGCGGGAGTGCTAGGACTGCTCGTGCTCTACGTCACGCTTGCCGCCCTGCTGTTCGAGACGGGCCGGATCCTCGACCTCGTCTTCGCGCCCGCCGCCCTGCTCGTGGCCTTCGGGGCCGCCCTAGGCTACCGGGTGGTCTTCGACGAGGCCGAGCAGCGCGTGCTCCAGGACGCGATGGCGCGCTATCTCTCGCCCGCGGTCAGCCGGTGGGTGCTGGAGGACTTCGATCGACTGCGGCTGAGCGGCGACCTGCGCGAGATGACCGTGCTCTTCAACGATCTGCGACGCTTCACCACCTTCGCCCACGAGCTCGCGCCCGAGGTCGTCGTCTCCCTCCTCAACCTCTACCGGACCGAGATGACGGAGCGGGTGTTCGCTGAGGACGGTGTCCTCGCGCAGTACGCGGGCGATGCCCTCGAAGCGTTCTGGAACGCTCCCATGGACCAGCCTGATCACGCTCGGCGGGCTTGCGCGGCCGCGCTCGGGATGGTCACGGCGTTGGAGGGCCTGCAACCCGAGTTCGCCCGGCGCGGCTGGCGCGACCTCGACATGGCGGTGGGCATCAACTCGGGCCCCATGGTGGTGGGGAACATGGGCTCCCGCACCCGCCTCGCGTACACCGCGGTGGGCGATGCCGTGAATGTGGCGGCGCGCCTGGAGGGCCTCTCCAAGGAGTACGGCGTCCGGATCCTCGTCGGCGAGGCCACCCACGCAGCGGCGGGCGCGGCCTTCGAGTACCGCTTCCTCGACGTGGTGGCGGTGGTCGGCCGAGACACGTCGCTCACCGTGTACGAGTTGCTGGGCCCCGCCGGCAGCCTCACCCCGGCCACCGCCGCCCGCCTCACCCGCTATCACGAGGGCATCGCCTGGTACCGGCGCCGGCAATGGCGTGAGGCGGCGGCGCGATTCGACGAGCTCGCCGCGGAGTCGCCGGGCGACGGCCCCGTCGAGCTCTATCGGCGCCGGAGCCGCGAGCTTCTCGCCGATCCGCCTCCCGCCGACTGGGACGGTGTCTTCGTCGCCCGCGTGAAGTGACCCGATACGTCAGGCACGTTATCGAACCAGCGCAGCCTCGGGCAGCGCCACCGTCGAGGGCACCTCGCCAAGCCGTCTGCTGAACGGCCCCACCCAGCCGTCGATCACGCGCGCCGTGCGCGGATCGGCCCGCTCGAACTCGCCGAACCGATGCACGATCTCGGCGCCCTCGCGCATCCCCGCGCGCGCCCGCCCGCTTCGCTCGCTCGAGTACGCGAGCCGATCGCCGGCGCGACCCGTCACCGTCACCGTGTACGGTCCGTCGCCGGTGGCCACGAGCACGAGGCGATAGGGCCCCACGAGCCCCCCTGGCACCTGTATCACGCGGCGCCCCTCGCGGACGCCGGTGAACGAGCCGAACACCTGATTGACCTCGAGATCGGGCGGCACGAAGCCGGCCGCCCGCGCCCCGTCCGGCATGACCAGGAGTGGCGACACCGGTCCTTCGGCGGTGATCTCGATGGTGCTCGCGCTCGGCGCGAAGCTTTCCCGGACCGCGCCGCCCGCCGGGCTGAGCGTGCCCTTATCGCCGGGCTGCAGCACCAGCCGGATCTCGCCCTGCGCATCGCGAAGGGTCACCTCGCCCGCGCGCGTCCAGCTCACGAAGGCGCCGTCACCGCGCGACTGCGCGCCGATGAGGCCGTCGCGCGCGGTCGCGGAGTACGCGTTGGACTCGAGCGTCACCGTGCCCCGGCCGCCGAGCCAGCCGCCCACGCGCGCCCACAGGGTGCCGGCGAGGATCAACAGCCGCACACGCGACGACTCGCGGGGCGCCGCGGTGAGCTCGCGGACGGTGATCTGGGAGCCTGGCTCCACCGTTACCGTGGTGCCGTCAAGAAAGGTGATCAGCGCCCGGCCATCGGCCCCGGTGACGACCCGATCGCCTTCGGCGAGATCGGCTCCGCTGGAGGCGGGCCCGCCGGAGCCGGAGCCACGGGCATGCTCGACGCGGCCGGCGAGCACGGTCAGCGTCGCCGCCGGCGCCCACAACATCGCACCCGCGGGCAGGACTCCGAGCGACAGGACGAGCGCGCACCCGATGCCCGCGCGCGCGCCCGCCCGCATCCTTCGCCGCATCGCCGCCCGGTCATTCATGCCCCGGTCCCGACCCTCATTCAGCATCGCCCGTGCCAGCGTCGTGGTCCCTTGCTCTCACCGCGAGTCCGCCACATCATCTCATCTCGTGCGACGACATCCTGCGCCTGGTCTCTGGATTGCAGTGTGATCCAAGGGTAGCCAAAAAGGGTCCCCGAGTAGGCATGATGCCCGCCGGACGCCGGCCGCCGCGGCAAGCTGCCCGATCGACCCGTTTGCTATACTCCGTCCGCCGCGAACCGCTTCGTACGTCGACGCAGCCGCATCCGTCGACAAGGAGGTCGCATTCATGAGCTCACGCCGCTTCTCCGTTCCAATTGGCCTCGCTGTGCTGTCCCTCGCGCTCGCGCTGACGGGCGCCCCCACGCTCGCCCTCGCCGACGAGACCTGCAATTCGCCCTACATGGGCAACCTGATCAAGGGCCAGGAAGACTACGTCTACGTCTGGACGCTGGGCATTGCGGGGCTCGGCGACGGATCCGACAAGCTCGTCACGATCGACGCCAATCCCAAATCCGCGACCTACGGCAAGGTCATCCACCAGGTCTCGGTAGGCGGCCGCGGCGAGGCGCATCACATGGGCTTCACCGACGATCGGCGATTCCTCTGGGCCGGCGGCCTCGATGACAGCAAGATCGTGGTCTTCGATGTGGGCACGGATCCCGCCAAGCCCAAGATCGTGAAGCGCATCAACGACTTCGCCACGAAGACCGGTTTCGTGGGCCCGCACACCTACTACGCGATGCCCGGCCGCATGCTCGTGCAGGGTCTCTCGAACAACAAGGACAAGGGCGGCGTCACCGGATTCGCGGTCTACTCGAACCGCGGTGAGCTCATCAACGTGGTGAGCATGCCCACCGAC
The nucleotide sequence above comes from Candidatus Methylomirabilota bacterium. Encoded proteins:
- a CDS encoding adenylate/guanylate cyclase domain-containing protein codes for the protein LAASAGVLGLLVLYVTLAALLFETGRILDLVFAPAALLVAFGAALGYRVVFDEAEQRVLQDAMARYLSPAVSRWVLEDFDRLRLSGDLREMTVLFNDLRRFTTFAHELAPEVVVSLLNLYRTEMTERVFAEDGVLAQYAGDALEAFWNAPMDQPDHARRACAAALGMVTALEGLQPEFARRGWRDLDMAVGINSGPMVVGNMGSRTRLAYTAVGDAVNVAARLEGLSKEYGVRILVGEATHAAAGAAFEYRFLDVVAVVGRDTSLTVYELLGPAGSLTPATAARLTRYHEGIAWYRRRQWREAAARFDELAAESPGDGPVELYRRRSRELLADPPPADWDGVFVARVK
- a CDS encoding FecR domain-containing protein translates to MNDRAAMRRRMRAGARAGIGCALVLSLGVLPAGAMLWAPAATLTVLAGRVEHARGSGSGGPASSGADLAEGDRVVTGADGRALITFLDGTTVTVEPGSQITVRELTAAPRESSRVRLLILAGTLWARVGGWLGGRGTVTLESNAYSATARDGLIGAQSRGDGAFVSWTRAGEVTLRDAQGEIRLVLQPGDKGTLSPAGGAVRESFAPSASTIEITAEGPVSPLLVMPDGARAAGFVPPDLEVNQVFGSFTGVREGRRVIQVPGGLVGPYRLVLVATGDGPYTVTVTGRAGDRLAYSSERSGRARAGMREGAEIVHRFGEFERADPRTARVIDGWVGPFSRRLGEVPSTVALPEAALVR